TCCGCGGTAAAGCGACCTGGGGCGTCGACGATCTCGAGAGTCACGCCATTGACGATAATCGTTCCGGTGAGGTCGAGCTTGACGGCGCGCACCTGGGGCAGCGAGACGTCTGGCTCGCCAGTCTGCTTGGTCGAGGCCAGGTCGAGCAGCAAGTACGCCTCGGTTGGCGAGACGAGCTCGAGCGTCGGGTTCGCCACGTCCAGCTGCAGCAGCCCCTCGTGGCCAGTGAAGTGGACGCCACCGGTGAATCCGATCGTTCCGCTTCCATCGGCTTCGAGTGCGCCGGATCCCGCCGCCCAGCGGAACGCCGGGGTCTCGTACTCGACGCCGTCGTTCAACGTCCAGTCGCCATTCGCGATGGTGCCGGTGATGTACGCACGCCAGCGCTCGATCACGCCCCAGCTCAGCGACGCGTCGCTGATCGTGCAGCCAACTCCAGCCTCGGAGGCCACGGGTCCGGCGGCGGGCGAGGCGACCAAAGGCGTTGCGACGGCGGCCGGAGCCATAGCGCAGGCAGCAACAACTCCGAGAGCGGCGAAGGCCCCACCGAGCACGGCGGTCAGCTTGCGGGTGAGGGGGCGTACGTTCACGAGAATTGCATCCTTTGTTCGCCGGGAAGAAGAAGCGTGTCGTTCGGGGGTGATTCTGGCCGTAGCCACGAGCCGAATGGCCAGCCGAGGCAAGGGATGGAGGCGGCAAACCCGCCACGCTCCATCCCTACGACTCAAGAGCTGGACGATACCAGCCTAAATGGCAGAACCTGGGCCACTCTGTTCGAGTGCCTCCGCGGCCCGGCGGCGTGCGATCACTACGCCGACGAGCGAGCCTGCAACGAGCACCAAGGCCGCCGCGGCAGCCCACCAGAGTGCCGCGGAACCGGCGACAGGCGAGTCGGAGAATCCCACTGCCGCGATGGCCCCATCCTGCACCTCGAGGTCAGACGTGAGCACGGACTCCTTGGCTTCCTTGGTGAGTTCCTTCGCGATAGTGATCGTCGCGCCGGCGTCAGTGCTTCCCTGCAGGGTCAGCGTGTGGGTGCCCGTCAGATCCTTCGGCAGCGTACCAATCCAGCGCACCACACCGTTGGCGTCGGCACCGGCGTTGCGGTCGAGCACGATCGGGTCGGAGTAGAGCACGACCAAGATGCCGCGCTCGCCCGGCTCAAAGCCGCTTGCCTCGAACTCGATCGCGCCACCCGCAACGAGCTCGTCGGCAGGCGTCAGGATCCGGATGCCGGTGGTTGCAGGCGCGGCCGCTGCCGGCTGCCGGTTCAACTTGAGTGCTGCCGGGGAAACCACGGTCGTGCCGCCGGAAATCCCGGTGTTGACTGCGCCGACCGTGAAGCTCAGGCCGTCCATCGCCATCGCGTAGCTACCGAAGGAGAAGAAGCTGGCACCAGCGCCCGCCGGAGCAACTGGCACGTTGCGCCAGGTCACCGATCCATCCGCCGCGACCGATCGCGATGCTGCGCCTAGGTTCAGGTTCGCGAACAGCTGTCCATTCGCGTACAGCTGACCGGTCGTCGGGCTGGTGACCCGAATCATTGGGTTCGAGACCGACATGCTGAGCAGTCCGTGGTGTCCGGAGTAGCTCACGACGCCCGAGTACTGCACGCTGCCGGTCTGGCTCGCGCGGTCCCAGCTGCTGCTCGACGACTGGGGGAATACGTATCCACCGGCCCCACCGCCAGCACCGGAGGTCGTGATCGATCCCTTCGCCGTGTTCCCCGTGACGTACGCACCGAATGAGGATGAGATGCCCCAGGTCAGCGACCCTGGCTGGGTCGGGCCGGCCGGAACCGCGGGAGTCACCGGAGGCTTGGGCTCGGGAGCCTTCCCGAAGAGCTGGTCCCACTGCGCACCGCTGACCGAGACCAGGCTGCGGGCGAGGATGTTGTCCGCCGTGGGCTGAGTGTGCTGCTTCCAGACCAAGACCTCGTACTGCTTTGTGCGGTCGAGCTTCGCCTTCTCGGCCACCATCGAGGTCTTCAAGACTCCGTCGGTGATGGTGGGGAAGGGCATCGCGAATGCCGCGTAGCCGCCGTCTTGGCCGAGCGCTGCCTCAGTGCCACGCTCAATGAGGGCGGCGTAGGCGGTCGTTTCGGTGAACCCGGTGCCGCTGACACCGATCGTCAATGACGTGCCATCAGTCACCTTGGTGACGCTGCCCGACACCTTGGGGCCTTCGACCTTTCCGAAGATGGCATCCCAATTCGCGTCGCTCACCTCGACGTCAGCGCGGGCGTAAATGTTCTCCGCAATCGGCGCGGTGTGCTGCTTCCACACGAGCACCTCGTACTGCTTGGTGCGGTCGAGCTTCGCCTTCTCCGCGACCATCGAGACGTCGAGGATTCCGTCGGTGATCACCGGGAAAGGCAGCGCGAACGCGGCATATCCGCCGCTCGCGTCGAGAGACCCTTCGGTACCCCGCTCGATCAGCGCGACGTATGCAGCATTCGCTTCGAAACCGGATCCATCGACGGCGATCGTGAGCGACTTGCCTTCAGCGACGTCCGACACGGCGCCAGTGACGACCGGCTTCGCCGGGACAGCGAACTCCAGCGCGACCTTCGCGTCCTGCGAACGATCAGCCATCGCCGTGTGATTCGCGATCGTGTACACCGCAGTCGAACCAGTCTTGGGAGTCACCGCAAGAGTTGTCTCGAATGAGCCATCCGCCGCGAACTCAAGTCCGCGCCCCGAACCGTTCTGCCACACGAGCTTCGCACCCGTAGTGCAGCCACTGTTGATGAAGTTGAAGTCGACCTGATCGAGCGGGATGTCCGTGCAGAGCGTCACGTAGATCGCCTGGGCCGGGTTGTAGCCAGTGCCGCGGACCGTCACCGTATCGCCGTCAGGGTTCAGTCCGGTCGACGGCGTGACCGTCAGCTTCGGGCGAACCGCAGCAAAGCCGAGCGTGACCTTTGCGTCCTGCGAACGATCAGCCATCGCCGTGTGGTTCGCGATCGTGTACACCGCAGTCGAACCAGTCTTCGGGGTCACCGCGAGCGACACTTCAAACGAACCATCGGCCGCAAACTCAGTGCCTCGGCCCGAACCAGCCGCAGAGATCTGCTTTGCGCCTGTGGCGCACCCACTGTTGATGAAGTTGAAGTCGACCTGATCGAGCGGCACATCCGTGCAGAGCGTCACGTAGATCGCCTGGGCCGGGTTGTAGCCCGTGCCGCGCACCGTCACCGTGTCACCCTCGGGGTTGAGGCCCGTCGACGGCGTCACCGTCAGCTTCGGACGAACCGCGGCGAACCCCAGCGTCACCTTCGCGTCCTGCGAACGATCACCCATCGCCGTGTGGTTCGCGATCGTGTAAACCGCGGTCGAACCCGCCTTCGGAGAAACAGGGAGCGTCGTCTCAAACGAGCCATCCGCCGCGAACTCAAGTCCGCGCCCCGAACCGTTCTGCCACACGAGCTTCGCACCCGTAGTGCAGCCACTATTAATGAAGTTGAAGTCCACCTGATCGAGCGGAATATCAGTGCACAGCGTCACGTAGATCGCCTGCGCCGGGTTGTAGCCCGTACCGCGCACCGTGACCGTGTCACCCTCGGGATTGAGGCCCGTCGACGGCGTCACTGTCAGCTTCGGCGCGAAGCGCAGCGTCACCTTCGCGTCCTGCGTGCGGTCACCCATCGCTGTGTGATTCGCGATCGTGTAGACGGCGGTCGAACCCGCCTTCGGGTTCACGGTGATGGTGGTTTCAAAGGATCCGTCAGCCGCGAACTCCAAGCCGCGCCCGGAGCCGTTCTGCCAGACCAGCTTCGCGCCCGTAGTGCAGCCACTGTTGATGAAGTTGAAGTCGACCTGATCGAGCGGGATGTCCGTGCAGAGCGTCACGTAGATCGCCTGCGCCGGGTTGTACCCCGTACCGCGCACGGTAACCGTGTCGCCGGGGTTGAGCCCGATCGACGGGGTCACGGTGAGGGTCGGGGTCGACTGGGCCGCGGGGGCCGCCTCGGTGGCAGCCGGGGCGGCCTCAGCAGCAGTCTGGGGGGCGGCGGGCGCGAGGGGCGCTTCCGGTTCAGCGGGAGCCTCGGGCTCGGCCGGTGCTTCGGGCGCAGCGGGCGCAACTGGCGCAGCAGGATCGGCGCTGTCGGCCGGCGCAACGGCGGCCGGGGCCTCTGTCGCGACGGGCGGAGCGGCGACCTCATCGGCCGCATATGCGGCGTTGCCGCCAAGCACGAGTGATCCGGCGAAGAGGCCGGTGACGAGTGCCGCGGCAAGCGCAGTGCGCGCACGACCAAACAGCGTCCGATTGGATTCGGGCATGTCGAGGAGACCCCTTCAGAGGTACGGGCAGTGCCCGAAGCGGCTTGCAGGAGCAAAATTCGCTCGTGCAAGGTGGCGCCAGCACCGGCACCGAGAGTCGAACAGGCGACCCTAACTCGAAGTTAGGAGAACCTTAGTCAGATGAATTTCATCAGACCTTATGAGGCCATGTCAACTCCGGGGCGCAATATCACCCTATCCCGCCCCTCCTCCGAGCGAATTTCGGCACTTCGGACTCTCGACTGACCGGCGTACACTGGGCCCGTCGGCGAGCATCGGCCCGACACGCGAAGCGAGAGGCACGCCCATGACAGACGCATCCGGCAACTACCCCGTGCAGCGCAGTGACGACGAGTGGCGCGAGACCCTCGGCGCGGACGAGTTCCAGATCCTGCGCCGTGCGGCAACCGAGCGTCCCGGGACGGGCGAACTGCTGAACGAAGAGCGCGACGGCATCTACCGCTGCGGCGCCTGCAAGAGTGAGCTGTTCATCAGCGGAACCAAGTTCGATTCTGGCTGCGGGTGGCCCAGCTTTTACGAGAGCATCCGCCCCGAGGCGGTCGAGCTGATCGAAGACACTACCCTCGGTATGACGCGCACCGAGGTGCGCTGCGCGAATTGCGGTTCACACCTCGGCCACGTCTTCCCGGACGGCTTTGGCACGCCGACCGGCGACCGGTACTGCATGAACTCGCTCGCGCTCACGTTCGAGCCCGGCACCCCGAAGGTGTGATCCGCGTGAACTTCGACGAACAGAGCCCCCAGCCCGCCCTAGCCGCGGTGCGCAGTCGGCGGTCACGGTCAAAGGTCACCGACCTCGCCCCCACCCATGAGGAGCTTGCCGAGCTCGTGCAGGCTGCCGCTGGGGTTGCCGATCACTCGAAGCTGCGCCCCTGGCGCCTCATCGAGCTGCGCGGCGATGCTCGTGCACGGGTGGGCGAGGCCCTCGCCGCCGCCCAGTCCGCGCCGGAACGCGCTGAAGAGCGCGCGATCGAGCGCCAGGTCGCGAAGACCGAGCGCGCGCCACTCTTGATCGCCATCGTGAGCTCGCCAGTGCCGAGCCTCAAGGTGCCCCTCTGGGAACAGGAGGCGACGACCTCCGGCGTCGCACACGTCCTGAGCCTCCTGCTCGACGAAGCGGGCTGGGGCGTCCTGTGGCGCACGGGACTCCTCACTCGAACAGCCGAGGTCGCCCGCGCACACCGGCTATCTCCGAATGAGGTGCTCCTCGGTTGGCTCTACGTCGGCGGCTTGCGCTCCGACGACCGCCAGCGCAAAGACCGCTCGCCGATCGACCTCAAAGGCCGCCTGAGCTCGCTATAGCAGCGCCCACAAGAACCTAGCTCGCAGTGGCCGACGCCGGAGTGCGCTTCCGACTCGGCAGGCAGGCGATAACCACCGCGACGAGCGCGATACCCGCACCGAGCAGCAGCTCGTTCCCGCCTCGCCCGGGAACCGGCGCGACCGCGTCGAGCACGAGAGCGCCGATCAGCTGTCCGGCGACGTTGGACATACTCAGCAAGAGCACCCCGGCCGAGCGCACAAAGATCGCGGCGAGAGCGATGAAGAGGCAGCCGAGCGGCCCACCCGCGTACCACCACCACTCCCCTGGCCAATCGGTGGGCCAGCCGCGCAGCCCGACCGAAATCGCGGCGGCGATGCCCAGCGCAACCGTGCCAACGACGAAGTTGATAAACGTCGCCGTGATGGCGCTTTCCGCGACGCTCCGCACGAGGCCATTGACCGCGGACTGCCAGGAGACGGCGAGGCCGGCGAGCAGCGGGAGGATGAGCAGGGCGACGCCGGAGGAATCACCGAGCCCGGTCCAGGCCGAAACGGCGACCGCGATGATCGCGAGCACGGCACCAAACACCCGTGGGATGGTCGGCACGACGCGCCCGCCCGGGCCGAGCCCGATCCGGTCGAGCACCAGGCCACCAACCACCTGACCCGCAACAATGCCGACAGTGAAGAGCGCGACGCCCAACACCCCGACGGCGACCCCCTGCGAGATCACGAAGAACGCGCCACAGAGACCCCCTAGGAGCGCCCAGGCGGGGAAGCCGCGCTCACGCACCCCCGCACGCACACGCCCGAGCCCCGCCCGCGCGTTGGACGACAGCGCGACCGCGAGAATCATGACGAGCAGGCCCGCACCAAATGAGATCGCGGCGGCGAGGATCCCGTTGTCGATTGTGGCGCCGAGCCCGCCATTGAGGCGCGACTGCGAAGCGACGAGAATTCCGGCGACGCCAGAACCCAAAAGAGCGATCCAAACTGGGATTCCTCGCGGCGCACTCATCCCCTAACAGTACCGCCGCGCGGGCCCACCCCATGGCCCGTCCAGTACTTGCCCCCTAAGCTGGGCCTCCCGGGCATGCGCCCAAGGCAGCGCGGGAAGCGACGCGACATCGAGGGAGCACGCAATGTTTGGACGGCGATCAGATAGGCGACGCGCAGAGCAGGCATTCGCCGCAGGCGCAGCCGCCGCCCGGCCGGCACCGCGCGACGCGAACCCGGCCGTCGACCGCACCCCAGAACCGCCCGTGCACCGGGGCCTCTGGAGCCAGGGATTCGGCTTCATCGCGACCCGGTCCATCCAGATCATTGCGGTCGTGGCGTTGCTCATCGCCGTCATCTGGGGCCTGCAATCGCTCACGATCGTAGTCATCCCGATCCTGCTCGCGCTCATCATCGCGAGCGCGTTTGCGCCGGTCATGCGATGGATGCGCGCTCACCGCGTGCCGGACGCGCTGGCCACGGTACTCGTCTTGGTCGCGGTGCTCCTCATCTTGACCGGCGTCGGCTGGCTCATTGTCTCGGCCGTGCGCGACCAGTGGGACGACCTCTCCGCGCAGGCGCAGGACGGCTTCGAGCAGGTGCTCGAGTGGGGCCGCCACCTGCCGTTCGCCCCGAGTGCCGACCAGTTTGCGGACTGGCAGAAGACGGTCATCGACTTTCTCACGAGCAGCCAGTTCGGCAGCGGCGCGCTTGCCGGCGTCGGAGCCGTCTCAAACTTTGTGACCGGGCTCGTGCTCATGATCGTCGTGCTGTTCTTCTTCCTCAAGGACGGCCCCAGGATCTGGTCGTTCATGCTGCGCCCGTTCCACGACGATCACCTTGAGCGCGCGCGTCGGGTCGGGGAGAAGACAGTGCAGACCTTCGGGTCATACATTCGCGGTACGGCTGCGGTGGCGCTCGTTGACTCGATCGGCATCGGTATCGGCATCACGATCCTGCAGGTGCCGCTCGCCCTGCCGCTCTCGGTGCTCGTCTTCCTGCTCTCGTTCATTCCCCTGGTCGGCGCCACGGTCGCCGGGATCCTGGCAGCCCTCGTCGCCCTCGTTGCAAATGGGCCCGTGAACGCGCTGCTCGTGATCGGCGTCGTTGTGCTGGTGAATCAGCTCGAGGGGAACTTCCTGCAGCCCGTCCTGATGGGCCGCGCCCTCAAGCTGCACGCGCTCGTTATCTTGCTGGCGTTGACCGTCGGCACCGTCCTCGGCGGGATCCTGGGCGCCGTGCTGGCTGTCCCGATCGCGGCCGTCGCCTGGGGCGTCGTCAAGGTCTGGGATGGCCCTGACCTCGCCGCTCGTTGGGCGAGGCCCCGCAAGGAGCTCGAGCAGGTCTAGCGGCTCGCTGCGCGCGCAGGCACCTGCAGGGTAGGCGTGCCCGGGCACGCTGTTCCGGTGCGCGGTGCCGGTGCGCGGCAACCCGGCCACCACATAACGGAGCAATCTGCGTTATCGGAGCCCAAAACCTGACTCGGGGGCTCCAACAACTCAGATTCCTCCGAGAAGTACGCGCCAGCGGACGCAACCCGGCCTACACACACAAAACACAACCGCCGGGCCCCATACGGGACCCGGCGGTTGTGGACATTTTGCAACATCACATTCGAGCCGGCTGCGGGATTTGAACCCGCGACCTTCGCTTTACAAGAGCACTGCGCTACCACTGCGCCAAGCCGGCTTGTGCCCGCCCGAGAGACCCGGGCGGGCGGTGTGGAGCGTTACTCCGACTTCTTCGTATCTGCCGCAGCACCGTTTCCGGTTACCTCAGCGTACTTCTTCAGGAGGAATTCTTCCAAAGACGTGTCGAGCGGCGCAACCTCACCGTTCACCAGCACGGTCGGGGTGCTCGTGATGCGCTGGGGCTTGTCGGGATCCTGCAGTGACCCGTCCTGCGAACCGGTCGGGAGCGCGACGCCCTCGGCGAGGTTCGGCACGGGACCGTTCAGCATGCGCTGGGTCTGCTTGTCAATGTTGGCGCCGAAGCGGTTTTCCTTGACGCACGAGACGAGCGCCGGATCCAGCTTGGCGCCAGCCTTCTCGGCCTGCTTCAGCAGCTCGTCACTCGTGAGGCCCTGCGTCTGCTCCGCGGGCTGCACGTCCTTGCTCATCAGGCGCTGGTTGAACTTCCAAGCGGCCTTGGGCTGCTGCTCAACGACGCACGCGAACGCATTCGCGGCACGTGTCGAGTACTTCGTTCCCGCGGACTGCGGGTCGAGGATGTTCAGCGGGTACAGCTCGACCGTCGCCTGCCCGTTGCCGGCCCAGTTCTCGAGCACCGATCCGTTGAGCTGCTCGAACTGGCCGCAGAACGGGCACATGTAGTCCTGGTAGACCACGATGTCGAGCGGGGCCTTCTCGCGGTCGACCTTGGTCGGCACGATGTCGGCGCCATCCTTGAGCGCGGGGGTCTCTTGCACGACGAGATCGGCACCGAAGACGGCACCGCCGCTGGCCATGTTCTTCGGCCCGGGGCCGATCGGGCGCATCGAGGTCGTGATGACGATCGCGACGATGGCGATGACCGCCAGGATCGCGAGCGCTACGCCACCCTGCAGGAGGCGCCGATTGCGCTTCTCCTTCTGCTGCTGCTTGGCCCGCGCCGCTTTCGCGTCGGCACGTGCCTGCTCACGGCGCTGGCTCTTCGTGGGGCGGGAATTCGCCTCATTGGACATTGATGTCTCCCGTGCTTCGTATGGT
This genomic stretch from Leucobacter sp. CX169 harbors:
- a CDS encoding nitroreductase family protein yields the protein MNFDEQSPQPALAAVRSRRSRSKVTDLAPTHEELAELVQAAAGVADHSKLRPWRLIELRGDARARVGEALAAAQSAPERAEERAIERQVAKTERAPLLIAIVSSPVPSLKVPLWEQEATTSGVAHVLSLLLDEAGWGVLWRTGLLTRTAEVARAHRLSPNEVLLGWLYVGGLRSDDRQRKDRSPIDLKGRLSSL
- a CDS encoding DMT family transporter is translated as MSAPRGIPVWIALLGSGVAGILVASQSRLNGGLGATIDNGILAAAISFGAGLLVMILAVALSSNARAGLGRVRAGVRERGFPAWALLGGLCGAFFVISQGVAVGVLGVALFTVGIVAGQVVGGLVLDRIGLGPGGRVVPTIPRVFGAVLAIIAVAVSAWTGLGDSSGVALLILPLLAGLAVSWQSAVNGLVRSVAESAITATFINFVVGTVALGIAAAISVGLRGWPTDWPGEWWWYAGGPLGCLFIALAAIFVRSAGVLLLSMSNVAGQLIGALVLDAVAPVPGRGGNELLLGAGIALVAVVIACLPSRKRTPASATAS
- a CDS encoding AI-2E family transporter gives rise to the protein MFGRRSDRRRAEQAFAAGAAAARPAPRDANPAVDRTPEPPVHRGLWSQGFGFIATRSIQIIAVVALLIAVIWGLQSLTIVVIPILLALIIASAFAPVMRWMRAHRVPDALATVLVLVAVLLILTGVGWLIVSAVRDQWDDLSAQAQDGFEQVLEWGRHLPFAPSADQFADWQKTVIDFLTSSQFGSGALAGVGAVSNFVTGLVLMIVVLFFFLKDGPRIWSFMLRPFHDDHLERARRVGEKTVQTFGSYIRGTAAVALVDSIGIGIGITILQVPLALPLSVLVFLLSFIPLVGATVAGILAALVALVANGPVNALLVIGVVVLVNQLEGNFLQPVLMGRALKLHALVILLALTVGTVLGGILGAVLAVPIAAVAWGVVKVWDGPDLAARWARPRKELEQV
- a CDS encoding HtaA domain-containing protein, whose product is MNVRPLTRKLTAVLGGAFAALGVVAACAMAPAAVATPLVASPAAGPVASEAGVGCTISDASLSWGVIERWRAYITGTIANGDWTLNDGVEYETPAFRWAAGSGALEADGSGTIGFTGGVHFTGHEGLLQLDVANPTLELVSPTEAYLLLDLASTKQTGEPDVSLPQVRAVKLDLTGTIIVNGVTLEIVDAPGRFTAEGASAFGGFYAAGEEVDPLSLTAQAEGCALEADAADKAAEEAPSEVAEPVTGVIEEEQPGVPWLPIGIGAVALLVIAGATFALVRSGRKPAAADAAESTPDEARGEAPTDPNA
- the msrB gene encoding peptide-methionine (R)-S-oxide reductase MsrB, whose product is MTDASGNYPVQRSDDEWRETLGADEFQILRRAATERPGTGELLNEERDGIYRCGACKSELFISGTKFDSGCGWPSFYESIRPEAVELIEDTTLGMTRTEVRCANCGSHLGHVFPDGFGTPTGDRYCMNSLALTFEPGTPKV
- a CDS encoding HtaA domain-containing protein; this translates as MPESNRTLFGRARTALAAALVTGLFAGSLVLGGNAAYAADEVAAPPVATEAPAAVAPADSADPAAPVAPAAPEAPAEPEAPAEPEAPLAPAAPQTAAEAAPAATEAAPAAQSTPTLTVTPSIGLNPGDTVTVRGTGYNPAQAIYVTLCTDIPLDQVDFNFINSGCTTGAKLVWQNGSGRGLEFAADGSFETTITVNPKAGSTAVYTIANHTAMGDRTQDAKVTLRFAPKLTVTPSTGLNPEGDTVTVRGTGYNPAQAIYVTLCTDIPLDQVDFNFINSGCTTGAKLVWQNGSGRGLEFAADGSFETTLPVSPKAGSTAVYTIANHTAMGDRSQDAKVTLGFAAVRPKLTVTPSTGLNPEGDTVTVRGTGYNPAQAIYVTLCTDVPLDQVDFNFINSGCATGAKQISAAGSGRGTEFAADGSFEVSLAVTPKTGSTAVYTIANHTAMADRSQDAKVTLGFAAVRPKLTVTPSTGLNPDGDTVTVRGTGYNPAQAIYVTLCTDIPLDQVDFNFINSGCTTGAKLVWQNGSGRGLEFAADGSFETTLAVTPKTGSTAVYTIANHTAMADRSQDAKVALEFAVPAKPVVTGAVSDVAEGKSLTIAVDGSGFEANAAYVALIERGTEGSLDASGGYAAFALPFPVITDGILDVSMVAEKAKLDRTKQYEVLVWKQHTAPIAENIYARADVEVSDANWDAIFGKVEGPKVSGSVTKVTDGTSLTIGVSGTGFTETTAYAALIERGTEAALGQDGGYAAFAMPFPTITDGVLKTSMVAEKAKLDRTKQYEVLVWKQHTQPTADNILARSLVSVSGAQWDQLFGKAPEPKPPVTPAVPAGPTQPGSLTWGISSSFGAYVTGNTAKGSITTSGAGGGAGGYVFPQSSSSSWDRASQTGSVQYSGVVSYSGHHGLLSMSVSNPMIRVTSPTTGQLYANGQLFANLNLGAASRSVAADGSVTWRNVPVAPAGAGASFFSFGSYAMAMDGLSFTVGAVNTGISGGTTVVSPAALKLNRQPAAAAPATTGIRILTPADELVAGGAIEFEASGFEPGERGILVVLYSDPIVLDRNAGADANGVVRWIGTLPKDLTGTHTLTLQGSTDAGATITIAKELTKEAKESVLTSDLEVQDGAIAAVGFSDSPVAGSAALWWAAAAALVLVAGSLVGVVIARRRAAEALEQSGPGSAI
- a CDS encoding thioredoxin domain-containing protein; amino-acid sequence: MSNEANSRPTKSQRREQARADAKAARAKQQQKEKRNRRLLQGGVALAILAVIAIVAIVITTSMRPIGPGPKNMASGGAVFGADLVVQETPALKDGADIVPTKVDREKAPLDIVVYQDYMCPFCGQFEQLNGSVLENWAGNGQATVELYPLNILDPQSAGTKYSTRAANAFACVVEQQPKAAWKFNQRLMSKDVQPAEQTQGLTSDELLKQAEKAGAKLDPALVSCVKENRFGANIDKQTQRMLNGPVPNLAEGVALPTGSQDGSLQDPDKPQRITSTPTVLVNGEVAPLDTSLEEFLLKKYAEVTGNGAAADTKKSE